The sequence AACCCTGAGCCATATGGATGAGCAGGGATCAGGCGTGCTAATAAACTCTCCGGCCTCCGAGCACGCCGTGGTCCAGACGACTAGTGAACCTAGGCCTCCGATCCGGGCGGGCTTCAAGCGCAGCGACCTCCCCCATCAACGAAGGGCTTTCTCCGCAGATTCAAGGGAGTCAGAGGCCAGAAATTGAGGACTGGAGGTGCGTGTCACATTTCGGAGAGCCCGAGTAGCAGGCGAAGCGGGAGCATGTTGATTCCTTGGGGCGCAAGCCTGCGAACCCGGTGCTGCGAAAGGCAAACCCGGTGACGGAGAGTCGGTGCGCCCGCCTCGATCGATGTGGAATGTCCAACCTGCTATTATTAGTAATAGCGACTGGCCTTTACCATGATCGCGCAGACTACCCGGTAATTTTACAGACTAGCAATATCTAGATGGAGGGATTGTATGGAGGACGAGCGAGGCGATTGAAATACGCCAGCACACAATACAGCCCGTAATGTACGACGGAACCAAGAATCAGATTAATAATCGAACCTGTCCACAACTGCCGCAGCCGGAGCGcatgattggccagtttcgAGACGACTAACAGCGCTCTTCGCGTCGGAGACAAGACTCTCGACTTCTCCTAGCTGAAGGAAGAAGCGTACAGAGCGCTTGGGGAGGGTTTGGGTTGGCGGCAGCGGTGGGGTTCCTTGGCTGCATGATACCCCAAAGGGAAATTGCTTCTGAGGTTCTCACTGCTGCGCGGGACGCCTGGACACCCCTGCCGGTGCACTACGCTTGCCAATGCTGCTCGACCGGAATTTTGCTTTTTATCGACACCAAAAGACAATCACTGCCTCTCTCCAACATCCCACCTGGGCCTAGTGACTCACCTTGAGTCTCCAGCGAAGCATCTCGACGAACATCGCCAGATCCGCCCGGAAAAGGAAAATCATCTCAGTGATCCTACCGCTTGGCAAAAAGCGAATCTCACATCTCTTTACTCCGGACCTCACCGTTTCTGTCCTCCCCTTGAAGAAACACGAAAGTTGATCTACCGATACGAGATACGCAAGGGAACGAAGGATTCTAGAAGGGCAACAGGGCTTCAGGGCATCCTCGAACATCGCGGTTGGCTTGATTTCGGCGCTTGTGCTTTGTCGTTCTCAGAAAGCTTCTTTTCCCAAGCGCAGCGCAACCCGCCGCGGGTCGTCGAATTAAATCCGCCCATCCCAGCCTCTGTTTAAGCATCGAACGGCATCTCAAATTCGTGTTCAACGGCTCGGATCGACTGTTCTATCGGACCCACAAGCTGTAGCTCTGGGGACACGAGAAACAATGGTGTTTGAAGCTAAGAAGATCCCGGCCGGCATAATGTTTCCTGAGGGCTCGCAAGGAGTCGAGCAAAAAATATATGGAGTATTCCGGACGGACCacctttttccttcccttttGCTGCTGTTGGCAAATTTTGAAGGTTCCTGTTGCTCCTATCCTTGAAGGGCGTGAGTCAAAGGGTATGGTTGCTTGGCGACTGACAGGGTTACATCCTCCAGCAGCGGAGATGGCCGGAGAAATCTGGCATCCTACCCAATCACAAGCTGATCACGTTGCTGACATTGATCTCCAAAGGCGTGGTTGACCCTGAAGGCACCAGTATTTCACCCGTGCATATGCATCTCCGGTTGTTCGGTCCAATCAAGGGTTTGAGACTCTCATCCTAAGTTTAGATTTCCCCGGTCAACCAAAAAAGAACCCTCCTTCAAATGTTCTCACAAGACGAGGTGGCTCGACTCGACACCACGACAGATTAAAGGGAGCTGGTTGCTACCTTTCTGTCCCTAACATGCCTGTTTCATAACTACACATGCTCTTTGTCCTTCTCCGCCCTGCCCTTTTTGCCCGCTGTTGTGCTCGTTGTCGTGGAGTCTGGATCAGTATGCTCCACTTTTCGAGAATTCCAAATACTTTGTCCCGAGAAGTCGTCTGACAAGAGTGCCGCAAAAGCCACTCCCCACCGCAGGAATTAAGCTTGAAGTGTCTCCAGAAATCTTTGTCGAAAGTACTCCAGAGCCGCCTCTCAACATTTTGGATTCGTTTGACACTTTCGAAGTTGGGCCCAAAATGAGGGTTGTCGATCTTCATCCACTTTATAATTTACAGGTAATATACGTATGTATGCATACGAGACAGTACGATACATCCATATCTAGGCTTGTTATTTGATGCCCTCGGTCCAGTGTATTATTCCGAACTCCGGAATAAGTTCTTGACGCCCTGGACTCCGGAGAGTGGGAGCTGCCCCCCTGgtctgcttttcttttttgtccTGTCGACGGGGATGATGGTCAGAGGGATTGTTCCCTTCAACGGAGAAATCGGAGATGTTAATCATTTTCTTTAAGCTGCTAATTGTGATCGCTTCTTTTGCGCTTTCAAAGTTTTCCGCTCTTAACTCGCTGAGTCAATCCAAATGAAGATCTTTTCGCCAAGCTGCGGGCAAAGTTGATTGGAAACTATTTGTCTCATGGCTAACCCGACCAGGCATGGCTTTGACGAGAGAGCTTTTCCAGTTTCCCCACCATCGAATTTGAGTTCAACCTTCCAGCATGCACGGCATGCCTCTGGCTTGTTTGTCCACGCTTGTGACGTCGAACTCCTTGGTGACTTTGCAAGGACAGACGTAGGATGCAGATTAACCGACTCTTTGCAGGGTGTGAAGACCAAACTTTGGACAATGAGTGCATTTGTCTTGAAAGCATGCAAGAACACCACACAGTTTGTCCAGCAGAGCGAATATGCTATGCTCCGCGATATGCGGATTGCTAGGCATTGTTTCCCGTTTCCACCATGGCGGTTGAACACTGCAGTTGACACCACGTTGGTGCCAGGATGTGGCCTCTCAGAATCTTGGTCTCTCGAGCGGGAAGCATGGATGGCGAATTCTCTTTTGGCGAATATGGCTTGGCCTCTGTAATACATACATGCCTTGGTATAtcaagagaagaaatgaaaCATCTTGGATTTTTTCAAATCAACCCCCTGGTCTTAAACCTAGGGGGGTGGAAGCAGCATTGGTCGCCAAATTTGGCCCGGCAAGGAAGGGTGCAGAAATGAGAGGCAACCTTTCAAGAGCAGGCGGAAAAGTTTTAAAGTTTTCCCAGCTAATTTTGTCTGCAAATCAGAGAACCAGCCAGCCGATGCTTGGCCAAGGATGAGCAGCTCCTGGGAAAGCTAAATCGTACGGTCTCATTTGTGACTGGGCACGCTCGGTTTCGAGTTCTGGCACAAGCTTTGCCGAATAATACCTGAAATGGGAAAACAATCATCACGGCCGTCATGATGTCAACCAAAAGCGAGCAGTTCCTTGTctgtatgtacagtacatataTCGAATGTACTTCTAGAGAGGCAACATGGCAAATGTAACATGTATGTATGCACAATGCGGTTTGAGCATGGATGGGCAGACGCGGTTCCCTCCACCAAATCCAGTCATCAAATCGAAAGCAGACTCGAGTCCAAAGGAGAATAGTCGAACACGGGCAATCGTTCATAACATGAGACTTGTGTGACTGGACCATGCACGTTGGTTGTCGAAGTTGGGGCCCGTTCCAGTCCATCTTGAGTATTGTGTGCATCGCGGCGTTCCCCCCACGGCAGAAGAAGCAACATGTGGACTGGTACTCCGTCGTTACCGAGTCCGTCCTCCAGAATGTGTGTCTTCCGTACGTATTCCGTAACAAGGCATGTATGTGCGTATCTCACGTAACTCTGTACTGAGTAATCAGATTTCTGTCTGCGCCTGTAATGCAATGGAAAAGACAGCCTCGTGGCGGCATTCTGATACTCCCAACGGGTGTCGCTTCCCCACAATCCCGTGCAGCAGCCCTAGAACACTTCATTACAGCGTTACAGTACCGAAAGCCTGCCTTATTCCGGTCGCTTTACTCCGGGCACACACCCACACCCACACACCCACACCGGCCCATTGGCGATGGCTTACCGCCATGCTGTGAAGTTACAGGGAACCTTTCCTTTTGTCACCACGCCAAAAGTGGGAGTTAAACTCATTGAAGCATGGCCCACCAATCTAAAGTCAGAGGCCAGCCGGATATCCAATCTCTTCGGCCCTTCACCGGTGCCTTGGATATCCTGGGGGATGGTGGAGACGCAAATTTGATGCCCATGGGAGCTGAAGAACCAGGGTATGAACCATGATGGATTCCGGCCGTCTCGCTGGTCGCTACCAAGACACCGATTGGAGATAATAGCTCCTGTTGCGGTCAGGCTGCTCGCAGGTCGACGCTGATAATAAAACACGTTTAAAGCCCAATGGGAGCACCTGACCACTCAGAAAACGGAACAGATGAGTCCATTCTGATATTATTTAATTCCTCTTTCGCTCGCGTGGCCCCCGATCCCTGGCCCAGGTGTCGTCGGTGCTAAAATTAttcttcccttctttttcagAACCACAGACCATCCCGCCCTGTCACCTTGGATCTTGTCGTTTGAGGTGATTGATACCAATCGGATGTCCTCTGTTTGATTAAAATCGACGGTCTCACGCACCCCCTCACACTTCTCATTTTCTGCCTCTCCGGCCAAATTCTCACGCACTTCCTCCTCGTCCCTCCTCCCCCTGTAGACCCCACTCAAGGCTTGTTTATTGATTCATCTTCGCCCTGCATCTGCCGCTTGCATCTGATCTTTGCATCTTGGCTCCTGTTCAACGGATATCAAGATCCTTGTTCCCATAGCTTCCGCTCGGGTCCTCCCAAGGTGTTCGTGTTGTCACGCCAATCCAAATTTATATATCCTATCACGTTCCTTCATCTTTCCTACATTTGACTTCTCATCGTGACTTTCCTTCTCGTCACTCAAATTCGGAAGCACCTCGTACTTAAAATTCAGGAGGGtttttctatttttattCCTCCCTCGTATATATACCCGACCTTTTCTTCCCTTTGGTCAAAGGAGATCTCCGTCATATTCCGTTTGCCACTAAGGGCAGATCATCCGTCTGTCTTTGCTGAAATAGTGCTACATTCAACGTCGAGCGTTTTTCCTTAGATTGGAAAAGATGGCTGGACCTGGCGGTGGACCTCCCCGTAAGAGCCACACGAAGTCAAGAAAGGGCTGCAAGACTTGCAAGAGGAGACATATCAGATGCGATGAGACAATGCCCCAATGGTAAGTTCTCCCGTTTGCATGGAACATGACGAACAGTCGTTGGAAAGAACAAGCCAGGAATGAGAGTGCTGACACGGCCAAATAGTCGTAATTGCACAAAGCACAACTGTCGCTGTGATTATATGGATGTGTTCATAGCTCAAGAGCAAGCAGCCAGCACAAGATGTCCGGATTTGCTCATGTCCCCTGAGATCGAGATGGAAATCGACACCTGGCAGCGGACGGGCAATCCCCCGTTCCCAGAGCTACAGCCAAGTTCCAGAACTTACTGGTATCGATTTTCAAAGACAGATTTACGACTCATCCATCATATTTCCGGGCTATCAATTGACCTACACCGTAGGGGATACAGCAGTTGCACTGTCTGGGCTCAGAAGATGCCGATGTAGGTTCTTAACACGTCCTTTGTTTTCGCAATGGCCATCGATTACTCACCATTTGAAATAGATTTCTGGCCATCGCTTTATCTAGTGATTTCGTGATGAGTGCCATTCTGGCCTTGTCCGCGTCTCATCTTGCTTGGATGACCCAAAATCAGGACACCGAGCATCTCGCATATCATCACCGTGGCGTGGCTTTAAAAGGCCTCCATGAAGCGATCGGTAGCTTCTCTCGTGGGAATTCCGATGCCATCCTGGCAGCTTCTCTGTTGCTCTCTTGGCAAGCAACTGAATGGTAACAATTGTCCGCAACTGCTGCAGAGTGTGGAGGCCATCCTTTACTGATAGTTAAACAGGAGAAGTTGGGCCTCGCTACAGCAAGGTGTTTCCACGGTAAGTAGTCTGCGCTTTACGAAAAGTCGGACGCGCTTGTTAATGGATCTATAGGTTCTTAATTCGATGGAGACGTGGTGGAAAGATGAATCAGAATTAGCCAGATTTATGGATAGCCAGAGAGCTTTCCGCAGTGCGCGGTCGCCGTTGACACCCACTTATCCAGGTGGCATGGCCCAGTTTCataatgaagatattatGAGATTTGACCGTATTCTCGCATCTTTGCAGAATATCCACCAGCGCGTCTCTCACAATCAAGAGCATTACCGAAGGATTACAGATCTTCTGAGTTTTGCTCATCGGTTGCGGGAGGATCTTCCCGTGCAATCACCAGAGAAGGCATTTGAGAGACTTCAACCATTGAGAACGTGGCTATTTTGGCTACCTCCAACCATGCTTCGGGGCGGCGATACTGACCTCGGTGCCCTTGCTGTTCTATCTCAATTTTTTGGGCTTGCGTTGGCCCTCGAACCCATATTCCCGGAATTTGGTGGATCATATCTTGGATCCATGTCGGTCACTCCGATTGAGGACATTCGAAAGATACTATACCATCGGAGAGCCACAAACCCGTTTGCTCCCGAAGTTCCTCTCGCTCTAAGCTTAATGGAGCTACCTGGAGAAATAGTTGCTGAATATCGAAGCCGCCTCCAGTGGTCACCCAGAGCCTCGTTGGATGCATACTCTTCTGGCTCACACAGTCCCTATCAGTCGCTACCGACTCCCCATCTGCCGCCTACTCCTACCACTGCCTCGCATTACCCGACATATACCACCTCGCCTCTCCACTCGCCTCTCTCGCCTGCAATTGTGGGCTCGCCGTACCAAATGCCAACAATTATTGATTCGCGTCGTCACTCCCAGGCTTTCACAGCCTCACCCAGTTTGCCTCCAGAATCGATAGACGACCGCACAGCAGAATATAAACACCACCCACACGAACAGCATCCTGCTGTCTTTAATCCGGCGTATTTGGGAAATCTTATCCACCCGGGGACGCCTTTAGGGATCGACTATGGCCATTCAGCCCCATTAGATGTGACAGGAGGGTTGGTCGCTCCGGAGCTTTGTTGGACCTGATGCTTTACATCCACTCTTTCAACCCATAATCCACTGAATCACAGCGCACGAAAATGTAACTTCACATCACCCCTCTCCCTGTCACACTCCACCATCCCCAGGATATACTTTTCCCGTCCGCCACCTCTTTTTTGCCCCCATTGTCCGCCCTCCGATTGATTGACTTGTCTAGCTGAGACGAATCTTTTTGCTTTCCCAGGCACTCAAACACACCCTCATACCGTGGCTCGACTGCGAAGCCAAGGAACCTTCCCATATGAATTGCCTTCCCGACATCGCCGCGCGCCACACCTTGAATTGTTCCCCACTATTACTCAGAACTTTACGCTGTTCCATGTTTTCCGCTTGGAAGCTCAGAGAGAGACGACCTTTTTCATTGCCTGTTTTGAATACTACATATATGAGACTTGTTTACGGATAAAACTGATGGAGGGTACCTGCCGGAGTTTTGTCCGCATATATTTAGGGATTTTGGATGGCGACTAGGTTATTCTAAGTCGCCCGAGATATCATTAtgattttcaaatactgtTAATATTTATTACTTTATtgctctttcttttcctttccttttctttttatctaGGGCCATCAATCTATGTACACGATGCCAGGCCATTCCGGCCTCTTTTTGCATTCTACACTGCATACTTCGTATGCCCTTTCAGCGATTTAAGAGATTGTATTTTATGACAATTCTCTTGTGGGATTTGAGTGATGATAGGTATTGCTTTTTACGTCTGGATATTTTCTTTCAGGATCTCTTTGCCTCCTCTCCTTAGTTTGACATGAACACACAAAGACTGGTGCAAGGCTATTTATACTTAACTTCAATAACTCCGTGGAATGTAGTGGCTGTACAAATGAGTGAGAGATCAATGTGAGAAGCAAAGCATGAATACCTAACttcagtacggagtaggtgAGGCCGGCCTTCTCTTTGAGCGGTGTGCACAGCCCCCTCGCCAGTTTGCATTCCAAACAAACAAGCGGTTTCGCAGTATTGAAATGCCGAACCCCGGCTTTGCATGCTGTTTGCACCGTTTGCCTTGTTTGACATCATTGCCTCAAACGGCGAGCTATCCAAAGGCACGCGCCAATGGTTTATCAATCCATTCGAAGATTTGAGCGTATACTTTCACGCGGttcatatttatattatAACCTACTAAAATACATTTATCTCTTGTCGACAATAAGCATCGTACGGGTTTGTCAAATCCCAATCCTAGCTTTTCTGGGTTTGCGCTTGCGTGCCACCACGGCCGGCTTGAAAGATGGCAGAAGACGCTGGAGGATGGAGCACAATCGAATCTGATGAGGTATGTTTTGTCTTTACTGTTTGATTTGCGATATGGATATCTCTCTCTCAATGGAGAACCCTTCAGTCAAGTGCCTGAAAGGAGATATAATCGCTGAGTCTTTCGTCTGCCGCCCAGGGAGTATTCACCTCATTGATCGAAGATCTCGGTGTGAAAAATGTGCAATTCGAAGAGCTCATATCTCTTGATGCGAATACTATACGGTCCTTGAGGTAAGTAGAAGCGAAATTGGCCGTTCGTTGAGTTACTGATGACTATTCCACTGTCCGTTCTAATCCTAACCGTTTGCACCTCACGCATCCAGTCCGGTATACGGTGTCATATTCCTCTTTAAGTGGATAAGTGGGCAAACACGCAGCTCCGACTCCCCACAAGACGGCACCTATGACCCCTCCGCCACAGAAAACGGCCTCTTCTTCGCTGCCCAAACCATACAAAACGCCTGCGGAACCCAAGCCATTCTCTCCGTGATCCTAAACCAAGATAACCCCTCGCTTTCCGACCCGACAGCTCCGGGGATAGACATTGGCCCTAGCCTCCGCGACTTCAAGGAGTTCACGACCGGCTTCCCACCGGACCTTCGTGGCGAAGCTCTAAGTAACTCCGCCGAAATTCGCAACGCGCACAACACATTCGCGAGGGCATCGCCATTCGTCGACGAAACCTCGCGACCCCCtgttcctgaagaagaaagcgaATTGTACCACTTCATCGCATACACGCCATTCAACGGCGTTCTCTACGAACTAGACGGACTACAGCCGTTCCCCATCAGTCATGGACCATGCGACTCTTCAGATTTTCCCGAGAAAGTGATCGGGGTCCTTCAGCGGCGGATTGCGCGCTATCCGGAGGGTGAGATACGGTTTAATTTGATGGCGGTGGTTAAGGATTTACGCATCCGCGCTGCGGAGATTGGGGATGTGGAGGCGCTGGAGGGGGAAGAGAGGAAGCGACGTGCTTGGGCGTGGGAGAATGCGTTGAGGAGATGGAATTTTGTGGGATTTATTGGCGAGGTATTGAAAGGTGTGGTTGGAAAGAAGGTAGAGCAAGGCGATGGCGAGTATGAGAAGTGGGTCGGTGACGCGACGGAGGCGACTGTTAGAAAATTGAACatgagaagaggaagaggtaATGTGAATGGAGAGTAGTGCATTGGTCGATCACTCCGGAGAATTCTGCGAGGATAAATGGGAATGGTGTATCGTGATTTCAACGATtctta is a genomic window of Coccidioides posadasii str. Silveira chromosome 3, complete sequence containing:
- a CDS encoding uncharacterized protein (EggNog:ENOG410PIBV~COG:S~TransMembrane:1 (i137-162o)~BUSCO:4289at33183); amino-acid sequence: MAGPGGGPPRKSHTKSRKGCKTCKRRHIRCDETMPQCRNCTKHNCRCDYMDVFIAQEQAASTRCPDLLMSPEIEMEIDTWQRTGNPPFPELQPSSRTYWYRFSKTDLRLIHHISGLSIDLHRRGYSSCTVWAQKMPIFLAIALSSDFVMSAILALSASHLAWMTQNQDTEHLAYHHRGVALKGLHEAIGSFSRGNSDAILAASLLLSWQATEWRSWASLQQGVSTVLNSMETWWKDESELARFMDSQRAFRSARSPLTPTYPGGMAQFHNEDIMRFDRILASLQNIHQRVSHNQEHYRRITDLLSFAHRLREDLPVQSPEKAFERLQPLRTWLFWLPPTMLRGGDTDLGALAVLSQFFGLALALEPIFPEFGGSYLGSMSVTPIEDIRKILYHRRATNPFAPEVPLALSLMELPGEIVAEYRSRLQWSPRASLDAYSSGSHSPYQSLPTPHLPPTPTTASHYPTYTTSPLHSPLSPAIVGSPYQMPTIIDSRRHSQAFTASPSLPPESIDDRTAEYKHHPHEQHPAVFNPAYLGNLIHPGTPLGIDYGHSAPLDVTGGLVAPELCWT
- a CDS encoding uncharacterized protein (EggNog:ENOG410PIV9~COG:O~MEROPS:MER0013494~BUSCO:9718at33183), producing the protein MAEDAGGWSTIESDEGVFTSLIEDLGVKNVQFEELISLDANTIRSLSPVYGVIFLFKWISGQTRSSDSPQDGTYDPSATENGLFFAAQTIQNACGTQAILSVILNQDNPSLSDPTAPGIDIGPSLRDFKEFTTGFPPDLRGEALSNSAEIRNAHNTFARASPFVDETSRPPVPEEESELYHFIAYTPFNGVLYELDGLQPFPISHGPCDSSDFPEKVIGVLQRRIARYPEGEIRFNLMAVVKDLRIRAAEIGDVEALEGEERKRRAWAWENALRRWNFVGFIGEVLKGVVGKKVEQGDGEYEKWVGDATEATVRKLNMRRGRGNVNGE